A genome region from Arthrobacter sp. V1I9 includes the following:
- a CDS encoding glutamyl-tRNA reductase, which yields MAEHFPPAEPGIEGQTGRPVLVVLAARYRYLQADSTARLQSASAHIARELLDRGTGVSGCVVLSTCNRFEIYCEIAGASDLPTACSEVLRTISQCSGLPLPDLRALFEYHSGPAVAEHLFAVGCGLASLVVGERHIIGQVRRALAEAQASGTATGCLSRLFQSASRTAKDVGARTRISTAGRSVASVALDLAVSRLGPAELSDLSVVLIGSGSYAACVMELLGRGQGTAVGVYSPSGRAEAFAATRAARALTSEELQGAISGADIVIGCSGTGTRIGTSMMASRQSVSGRLIVLDLAPNRDFDPEVADLRGVELLTLETVRQAAPPADAEELQLAWSMVRQAARRFDEQESVRAVDNAIVALRNHLNDVLDREVERVKRQNGDGVPAEETASALRRVVRQLLHGPTVRARELAAAGREDEYTAALEALFGISVEVPGRAGLLRECV from the coding sequence GTGGCAGAACACTTTCCGCCTGCGGAGCCAGGAATTGAAGGCCAAACCGGGCGTCCGGTCCTGGTGGTGCTTGCGGCGCGGTACAGATACCTCCAGGCTGATTCCACCGCCCGGCTGCAGTCCGCATCCGCACACATTGCCCGGGAGTTGCTTGACCGCGGTACGGGTGTGTCAGGTTGTGTAGTTCTGTCCACCTGTAACCGGTTCGAAATCTACTGTGAGATTGCCGGCGCCAGTGACCTGCCGACGGCGTGTTCAGAGGTACTGCGTACCATCAGCCAGTGCTCCGGACTTCCACTGCCGGACCTACGGGCACTGTTCGAATACCACTCCGGTCCCGCAGTAGCGGAGCATCTCTTTGCTGTCGGTTGCGGCCTTGCTTCCCTCGTGGTGGGTGAGCGCCACATCATCGGCCAGGTTCGTCGTGCCCTTGCCGAGGCGCAGGCTTCGGGCACGGCGACGGGTTGCCTCAGCCGCCTGTTTCAAAGCGCGTCCCGCACAGCAAAGGACGTAGGAGCCAGGACGCGGATCAGCACCGCCGGCAGATCGGTAGCTTCGGTGGCACTCGACCTGGCCGTCTCCCGGTTGGGTCCGGCGGAACTTTCAGACCTGTCCGTGGTCCTCATTGGCAGCGGGTCCTATGCCGCTTGCGTCATGGAACTGCTGGGCAGGGGACAGGGCACGGCCGTTGGGGTGTATTCTCCCTCAGGCAGGGCGGAGGCCTTCGCGGCTACCCGCGCGGCAAGGGCACTCACTTCGGAAGAGTTGCAGGGAGCCATCAGCGGGGCTGACATTGTTATCGGCTGCAGCGGCACTGGGACCCGCATTGGCACATCGATGATGGCATCGAGGCAGTCTGTGTCCGGGAGGCTTATCGTTTTGGATCTTGCTCCCAACCGCGACTTCGACCCCGAAGTAGCTGACCTGCGGGGCGTTGAGTTGCTAACCCTGGAGACCGTGCGCCAGGCGGCTCCGCCCGCGGATGCCGAGGAGCTGCAGCTCGCTTGGAGTATGGTTCGGCAGGCAGCGCGCCGCTTTGACGAACAGGAGTCGGTCCGCGCCGTCGACAACGCTATCGTGGCCCTGCGCAACCACCTCAATGATGTCCTGGACCGGGAGGTGGAACGGGTCAAAAGGCAGAACGGGGACGGCGTTCCAGCCGAGGAAACGGCCTCGGCCCTGCGGCGGGTTGTACGGCAATTGCTCCACGGGCCCACGGTCCGCGCCAGGGAACTGGCTGCGGCGGGTCGTGAGGATGAGTACACGGCAGCTTTGGAGGCCCTGTTCGGCATCAGCGTGGAGGTTCCCGGCAGGGCCGGGCTTCTCCGTGAATGCGTCTGA
- a CDS encoding glycosyltransferase family 9 protein has product MSAAKSAAAQEAMDLHDGKPELLVLRALKLGDLLVAVPALKALRRTFPEHRLRYAAQGWLSEALGLVGGYELFPTHGLDEPLAMEPGVVDVAVNLHGSGPESQGRIEALQARQTIGHRSQYRDGPPWRNELHERERWAKLLEWHGIEADPLDIQLNTPHVPSPVPGATVLHVGAAYGSRLWPAERFAAVASALDQAGHNVVFTGGNGERDRALDVCRRSGLAEDAVLAGRLGLAEFAATIAAARLVISADTGAAHLASAYGTPSVVLFGPAPPEIWGPPPGPHVVLTRAELRRGDTFAVAPDPALLAVTVQDVLAAVRGLGVL; this is encoded by the coding sequence ATGAGCGCCGCAAAAAGTGCGGCAGCACAGGAAGCCATGGATCTGCACGATGGAAAACCTGAGCTCCTGGTGCTTCGGGCGTTAAAGCTCGGGGACCTGCTCGTCGCAGTGCCGGCCCTGAAGGCGCTCCGGCGCACGTTCCCGGAACACCGGCTGCGCTACGCGGCGCAGGGCTGGCTTTCGGAGGCGCTGGGGCTCGTGGGTGGGTACGAACTTTTCCCTACACACGGTTTGGACGAACCTTTGGCAATGGAGCCCGGCGTCGTGGATGTGGCAGTGAACCTGCACGGCAGCGGACCGGAAAGCCAGGGACGGATCGAGGCGTTGCAAGCCCGGCAGACCATAGGCCACCGGAGCCAGTACCGGGACGGACCGCCGTGGCGGAACGAACTGCACGAGAGGGAACGCTGGGCGAAGCTCTTGGAATGGCACGGCATCGAAGCGGACCCCTTGGATATCCAGCTGAACACTCCGCACGTGCCCAGCCCCGTTCCAGGTGCCACCGTCCTGCACGTGGGGGCCGCCTACGGCAGCCGCCTGTGGCCCGCCGAGCGCTTTGCAGCGGTCGCCTCCGCCCTTGACCAGGCCGGGCACAATGTCGTCTTCACGGGCGGCAACGGTGAAAGGGACCGGGCCCTGGATGTGTGCCGCCGATCGGGGCTTGCGGAGGACGCGGTTCTGGCAGGGAGGCTCGGCCTGGCTGAATTTGCCGCGACCATTGCCGCGGCCCGCCTGGTGATCTCTGCGGACACCGGAGCTGCGCATTTGGCGTCCGCGTACGGAACGCCGTCGGTGGTGTTGTTCGGGCCGGCTCCCCCCGAGATCTGGGGTCCGCCCCCGGGTCCGCACGTTGTCCTGACCCGCGCTGAACTGCGGCGGGGCGACACCTTCGCTGTCGCGCCGGATCCCGCGCTCCTGGCGGTCACGGTGCAGGATGTTCTGGCTGCGGTGCGGGGGCTGGGCGTGTTGTAG
- a CDS encoding SGNH/GDSL hydrolase family protein — MEEIFRVSPQGPGHVVLLGDSIFDNAAYVDRGPDVISQVRQELPGWKCTLLAIDGDVITGVARQLHALPADATHLVVSVGGNDALGYAPLLQERPGSVAEALLLLAAGRDRFDADYRAMLPAVLAQGLPTAVCSIYDTPPSEPNQKVIKAALSLFNDSITRAAFASGTPLIDLRLICSEDGDYANPIEPSSQGGRKIAQAIATMVQSGRPNHHSVVVAGPARPTSAAPPDQMG, encoded by the coding sequence ATGGAGGAAATTTTTAGAGTAAGCCCTCAGGGCCCGGGCCACGTCGTCCTGCTTGGCGATTCTATCTTTGACAATGCCGCCTACGTGGACCGTGGTCCGGACGTCATCAGCCAAGTGCGGCAGGAACTGCCTGGCTGGAAATGCACCCTGCTGGCCATCGACGGGGACGTCATTACCGGCGTCGCCCGCCAACTCCACGCGCTTCCCGCCGACGCCACCCACCTTGTGGTGAGCGTCGGCGGAAACGACGCCCTTGGCTATGCGCCGTTATTGCAGGAGCGTCCGGGCTCGGTTGCCGAAGCCCTGCTCCTCCTTGCTGCCGGAAGGGACAGGTTCGACGCCGACTACCGGGCCATGCTGCCCGCAGTCCTGGCACAGGGCCTTCCGACGGCAGTGTGCAGCATTTACGACACACCCCCGTCAGAACCGAACCAGAAGGTCATTAAAGCTGCACTGTCCCTCTTCAACGACTCCATCACAAGGGCAGCCTTTGCCAGCGGCACACCGCTGATCGATTTGCGCCTCATTTGCAGTGAAGACGGGGACTACGCCAACCCCATCGAGCCGTCATCGCAGGGCGGACGGAAAATTGCGCAGGCCATAGCAACAATGGTCCAATCCGGCCGCCCCAACCACCACTCAGTGGTTGTCGCCGGACCTGCCCGGCCCACATCTGCTGCCCCACCAGACCAGATGGGTTGA